In Arachis stenosperma cultivar V10309 unplaced genomic scaffold, arast.V10309.gnm1.PFL2 arast.V10309.gnm1.Scaffold_100025, whole genome shotgun sequence, a genomic segment contains:
- the LOC130959861 gene encoding uncharacterized protein LOC130959861, whose amino-acid sequence MGSRRRGVREGIPNVNYEREQETFMTTMNAVAEAVREAAVAAARAVDRLGVRNGNENEHGEDSGNDENNLGHLERPMTLATFLKVKPPKFKGTLVATDADNWFRAIERSLRAQHVPEGQHVEFATYMLEGEAEHWWQGIQRLLQQDEGDIPWNTFKDEFYKKYFPRAARDAKEMELMQLKQGNTTVAEYARKFDDLCRFSKICQGNPADFEEWKCLKFEGGLREDLMSSVVPLEIQNFAELVNKCKLVEECAKKVMSG is encoded by the coding sequence ATGGGTTCACGGAGACGAGGCGTACGGGAAGGAATTCCTAATGTTAACTACGAGAGGGAACAGGAGACGTTTATGACTACCATGAACGCTGTGGCTGAGGCAGTGCGTGAGGCTGCAGTAGCAGCGGCTAGGGCTGTTGATCGTCTTGGAGTGAGAAACGGGAATGAGAATGAGCATGGGGAAGATAGTGGAAATGATGAGAATAACTTAGGGCATCTCGAAAGACCTATGACCCTTGCGACTTTTCTGAAAGTTAAACCGCCTAAGTTTAAAGGTACACTTGTTGCGACTGATGCTGACAATTGGTTTCGAGCTATTGAACGATCACTGCGAGCGCAGCATGTTCCGGAAGGCCAGCACGTGGAGTTTGCTACTTATATGCTGGAAGGAGAAGCTGAGCATTGGTGGCAGGGGATACAACGACTGCTGCAACAAGATGAAGGTGATATTCCTTGGAATACTTTTAAGGATGAATTTTATAAGAAGTATTTTCCGAGGGCAGCTCGTGACGCTAAGGAGATGGAACTTatgcagctgaagcagggtaacACAACTGTTGCAGAATATGCCCGTAAGTTTGATGACTTGTGCCGTTTCTCCAAGATCTGCCAAGGGAATCCTGCTGACTTTGAAGAATGGAAGTGTTTGAAGTTCGAAGGGGGCCTTCGTGAGGATCTGATGAGTTCAGTAGTTCCATTGGAGATACAAAATTTTGCTGAGCTAGTTAATAAGTGTAAGTTAGTGGAAGAATGTGCTAAgaaggtgatgagcggataa
- the LOC130959862 gene encoding uncharacterized protein LOC130959862, which produces MPLYAKFLKELMTKKRSWKNNETVILTKECSAIIQHKLPQKLKNPGSFQIPCIIEEITVEKALCDLGASINLMSVAMMRKMKIEEAKPTKMALQLADRSFKFPHGVVEDLLVKVGDFIFPEDFVVLDMQEEAKASIILGRPFLATVGAVIDVQKGDLTLRLHNEKMTINVFNAMSYPPEQLGECMRLDSLEEEVQESFEEEEPEELTEEESTSSEEVATTEIRIQGAQKEENEKIEAPKLELKALPPTLKYAYLGKNESYPVIINSSLNQDQEDELLQVL; this is translated from the coding sequence ATGCCACTCTACGCCAAGTTTTTAAAGGAGCTAATGACTaagaagagaagctggaagAACAATGAGACTGTGATACTAACCAAAGAATGTAGTGCTATCATTCAGCATAAACTGCCCCAGAAATTGAAAAATCCTGGGAGCTTCCAGATCCCTTGTATTATAGAGGAAATCACAGTagagaaggctctatgtgacttaGGAGCTAGCATCAACTTGATGTCAGTAGCTATGATGAGGAAGATGAAGATTGAGGAggctaaaccaacaaaaatggCCTTACAACTGGCAGACCGATCGTTCAAGTTCCCTCATGGCGTAGTAGAAGATttgctggtgaaagtgggagaTTTTATATTCCCAGAAGATTTTGTAGTGCTGGACATGCAGGAGGAAGCCAAGGCCTCCATCATCCTGGGAAGACCGTTCTTAGCCACTGTTGGAGctgtcattgatgtccaaaagggtgaTCTCACCCTGAGATTACACAATGAAAAGATGACAATCAATGTGTTCAATGCCATGAGTTACCCACCAGAACAATTGGGAGAATGTATGAGGTTGGACTCACTTGAAGAGGAAGTGCAGGAGAGTTTTGAAGAGGAAGAACCTGAAGAGTTAACAGAGGAGGAGTCAACATCTAGTGAAGAGGTCGCAACAACAGAGATTCGCATACAAGGTGCACAAAAGGAAGAGAATGAAAAGATAGAGGCACCCAAACTTGAACTCAAAGCACTGCCACCCACTCTCAAATATGCATACTTAGGAAAGAATGAAAGTTACCCAGTAATCATAAACTCATCCCTCAACCAAGATCAAGAGGATGAACTACTCCAAGTATTGTGA